Part of the Zingiber officinale cultivar Zhangliang chromosome 8A, Zo_v1.1, whole genome shotgun sequence genome, ttaagtttagtatttttaaataataaaatattaaaaaataataaattttgagaaaatgTGGAACCTATAAGTTGggagtttttttttctaaaaaatgtgtaaaattttttatttttaacatcatacataataaaaaaaattatgaaaaaatttcaAGATTATGAATGAGGATAGATTCTATGATTCCCCTTTTACGGATTAGGAGAAGACCAATTATATGTATTGATTAGGGTTGTAAACGAGTCGAGCTGAGTCGAGATTTGGggtattcaagcttatttgataaggtagcCAAGCCaaaccgagccgagcttaaaataaactaagcttttgaaatgattgttcaagtttgatttgatttattttttatgagcttgagcttgttttaaacttgacttgagcttgacttgtttagatgttatcgagctctcaattcaagcttgagcttggttcgaacttgatttgtttaaatgttatcgaactctcaatttaagtttgtttgattgtttgaaaactttagttgtttgattggtgattgagtttgataagttaaacttatttgtttattttattttattttattatttatttaacatattgaaaaaagttttattaatgaatatactttgtaaacattgttcacgaatgttgttcacgaatattattcatgaacgttgttcacgaatattaacgAGCTAAACATATATGTGtttaagtttgtttgtttagtttaacgagttgttcaaatttatttatttaattaatcttatatatattgaataaatataaataaatcatTATTAAATCGAACATTAAACTTGTTTACAAacacttaatttatttataatcctAATATTGACAAGGAGTCATGATGtctatatattttataaatagtGGTCATAACTCCTGTTAATATATACAAATGATTACTATTCTGGTTGATAGAAAGTGGACAAGAGGACTTGTACTGAGGGCTAGGAAGGCTGGCACTTTTTTATTAttgtccaaaaataaaaatatttttttaaaaaattagccgGCCCCGCGgatatttgatatttgatatttgaaAAATCAAGGAGGGGCATATGAGTCATTTAATATCTCAATTATTTCGCCTCGGTTCAAATTGGTCGGATGCAAAGTAACTTACCCAGAGTGCGACTGGATGCCGGTCGGCGGGGCCCGGCTCGGACGTGAAGAGAATTCGAGTCGCTGTCACCTGTGTCCGGGTGACTTTTCTGTCTGCTGCTGCGCTCTCGCGTCAATATAAAAGGGGGCAGCATCTCCGAGGAGAGACAAAGGCAGTTCAACCAACATTTTCCTTCAATTTTGCTTTGTTTTTCTCTGTTTGTTCTCTTGTTTGGAGCTCGAGATCGAATGGTTTTGGAGATTCTGCGCTTTTGATTGCCATTTTGGGTTTCTCGCTGCGCTTTTTTAGAGATTTCTATGGCAAATTGAGAGCGGTTTTGTCGAGAAATGTCTCGTCTTTGTAGTTTTTGAGCGTGCGGATTTGGGAGCTCTGATGTGGTGGCTGGGAGTTTGATTGTGCTTGCTACTAGCGTCGATCGAGGGTTTGGGGAGGCGGAAGGATTGCTTTGAGCTCAAATTGCTGGAAAAAATGGCGTCGAGGTCGTACTCGAACCTCCTCGAGCTTGCCTCAGGGGAGCCGGCCTCGATCAGCCAGATCCGGCGGCGGATCCCTCGCGTGATGACCGTTGCCGGCATCATCTCCGACTTCGATTCGGACTCCGACTCCGACGGCTCCTCCTCGGCCCCCTCTTCCCCCAGAGACCGCACCATCGTCGTCGCCAACCAGCTTCCCATCAGCGCCCGCCGCCGCACCGACGGGCGAGGATGGGAGTTCTCCTGGGACAAGGACTCCCTCCTCCTCCAGCTCAAGGATGCAATCGGTGACCGCGGAGCCGACATGGAGTTCGTGTATGTCGGCTGCCTCCGGGATGAGATCCCTGCCGCCGACCAAGACGAGGTCAGTCAGGTCCTCCTTGAGACATTCAAGTGCGTGCCGGCGTTCCTGCCGCCGGACCTCCTTGCCCGATACTACCACGGCTTCTGCAAGCAACAGCTGTGGCCCCTCTTCCACTACATGCTGCCCCTCTCCCCTGACCTTGGCGGCCGCTTCGACCGCTCCTTGTGGCAGGCCTACGTCTCGGCCAACAAGATCTTCGCCGACAAGATCCTCGAAGTTATCAACCCAGACGACGACTTCGTCTGGGTGCACGACTACCACCTTATGGTCCTTCCCACCTTCCTCCGCAAACGCTTCAACCGCGTCAAGCTTGGATTTTTCCTCCACAGCCCCTTTCCCTCCTCTGAAATCTATAAGACGCTCCCCGTCCGTGAAGAGCTCCTCCGCTCTCTCCTCAACTCCGATCTCATCGGCTTCCATACCTTCGACTACGCTCGCCATTTCCTCTCCTGCTGCGGTCGCATGCTTGGCCTCTCCTACGAGTCCAAACGTGGCTACATTGGGCTCGAGTACTACGGCCGCACCGTCAGCATAAAGATCCTCCCCGTTGGCATCCACCTAGACCAGCTCAAGTCTGTGCTCAGCCTTCCGGAGACTGAGAAGAAGGTCCAGGAGCTTGTGGAGCAGTTCTTAGACAAGGGACGAGTCATGGTCCTCGGCGTCGACGATATGGATATCTTTAAAGGCATCAGCTTGAAGCTTCTGGCCATGGAGGAGCTGCTCAAGCAGCACCAAGAGTGGCGGGGAAAGATAGTCTTGGTCCAGATAGCAAATCCAGCAAGAGGACGAGGCAAGGGAGTGAAggaagtccaagcagagagcttcgCGACAATGAAGCGCATCAACGAGGCCTACGGCGAGCCACCGGGCTACGAGCCCATCATCCTCATCGATGAGCCGCTTCCGTTCTCCCATCGCATAGCTTACTACGTCGTGGCGGAGTGCTGCCTGGTCACCGCCGTGAGAGACGGCATGAACCTTATACCTTATGAATACATCATTTCCAGACAGGGCAACCAGCAATTAGACAATGTCTTGGGTTTGGCCTCACCGGCGCAAAAGAAGAGCATGTTAGTAATATCCGAGTTCATTGGTTGCTCTCCATCTCTGAGCGGAGCTGTCCGTGTCAATCCATGGAACACTGAAGCTGTGGCTGACGCCATGGTCAATGCTCTGGAGATGAAAGAGCAGGAGAAGCAATTCCGACATGAGAAGCACTACAAATACGTGAGCTCACAC contains:
- the LOC122009478 gene encoding alpha,alpha-trehalose-phosphate synthase [UDP-forming] 6-like — encoded protein: MASRSYSNLLELASGEPASISQIRRRIPRVMTVAGIISDFDSDSDSDGSSSAPSSPRDRTIVVANQLPISARRRTDGRGWEFSWDKDSLLLQLKDAIGDRGADMEFVYVGCLRDEIPAADQDEVSQVLLETFKCVPAFLPPDLLARYYHGFCKQQLWPLFHYMLPLSPDLGGRFDRSLWQAYVSANKIFADKILEVINPDDDFVWVHDYHLMVLPTFLRKRFNRVKLGFFLHSPFPSSEIYKTLPVREELLRSLLNSDLIGFHTFDYARHFLSCCGRMLGLSYESKRGYIGLEYYGRTVSIKILPVGIHLDQLKSVLSLPETEKKVQELVEQFLDKGRVMVLGVDDMDIFKGISLKLLAMEELLKQHQEWRGKIVLVQIANPARGRGKGVKEVQAESFATMKRINEAYGEPPGYEPIILIDEPLPFSHRIAYYVVAECCLVTAVRDGMNLIPYEYIISRQGNQQLDNVLGLASPAQKKSMLVISEFIGCSPSLSGAVRVNPWNTEAVADAMVNALEMKEQEKQFRHEKHYKYVSSHDVGYWANSFLQDLQRTCRDHSTRRNWGIGFGLGFRVVALDTNFRKLAMEHIVSAYKRTRTRAILLDYDGTLMPQASIDKRPSTKSIEILNTLCSDKNNVVFLVSARSRATLGHWFAPCENLGVAAEHGYFFRLKRDAGWETCVPVADFNWKQIADPVMSLYMETTDGSMIDDKETMLVWSYEDADPDFGSCQAKELLDHLESVLANEPVSVKSGQHIVEVKPQGVSKGLVARRLLSTMQERGLTPDFVLCIGDDRSDEDMFEVITTSIPSTSSLTPTTEVFACTVGQKPSKAKYYLDDTAEIVRLMQGLATVSEQALRTQQNGQIDT